The proteins below are encoded in one region of Coffea arabica cultivar ET-39 chromosome 4c, Coffea Arabica ET-39 HiFi, whole genome shotgun sequence:
- the LOC113738439 gene encoding aldehyde oxidase GLOX-like: protein MVQRNFLSFLIKCIVFLLFFLLLSTELCNAARELSSRGNRKGKWQLLLKNAGVVAMHMALTHYDTVVILDQIGSQQSGYRLKRRLNGTKCDHRNRDSEDWSCYAHSVEYDIMRNKIRPLHINSDTWCSSGSILSDGTIIQTGGYGGGSRRIRYFKPCDHNGRCDWKQNKHSLSDMRWYASNLLLPDKDRVIVVGGRRIFTYEFVPKLSSREKAYDLPFLHKTYERRREGNNLYPFLHLSSDGNLFIFANRDSILFNYKRRKVVKTFPRIPKDGGRSYPSTGSSVILPLDHENGFQKVEVMICGGAAPGAYGAADEGKFLKGLSSCGRMVITGNRHKWKMENMPGPRVMSDMLILPTGHILIINGAKRGCAGWENAASPALEPYLYKPQKRQGRRFTVLKAAKIPRMYHSSAILLPDGRVLVAGSNPNRRYEFKNVKYPTELRLQAFVPDHMDQKFDHRRAHNLSISTSKGEENIGYGREFGVHFWLRGKISSKDVIFSVYAVPFTTHSLSMNQRMLRLKCKKMVKDENGLVNAIVEAPPSANVAPAGYYLLTVVNGGIPSKSQWIRFTHK, encoded by the coding sequence ATGGTGCAAAGGAATTTCCTTAGCTTCTTAATCAAATGTATCGTCTTCCTGCTGTTTTTCCTCCTGCTATCCACTGAACTGTGCAATGCAGCTAGAGAGCTTTCTAGTAGAGGGAACAGAAAAGGGAAATGGCAACTTCTATTGAAGAATGCAGGTGTTGTAGCCATGCATATGGCCTTAACACACTACGACACTGTTGTCATACTTGATCAGATTGGCTCTCAGCAATCTGGTTACCGCCTAAAACGAAGGCTGAATGGGACAAAGTGTGACCACAGGAATAGGGATTCGGAGGACTGGTCCTGTTATGCTCATTCAGTGGAGTATGACATTATGAGAAACAAGATTAGGCCTCTACATATTAATTCTGATACTTGGTGCTCCTCTGGTTCCATACTGAGTGATGGAACCATTATTCAAACAGGTGGCTATGGTGGTGGTTCGCGAAGAATTCGTTACTTCAAGCCATGTGATCATAATGGCCGTTGTGATTGGAAGCAGAATAAGCATTCTCTTTCAGATATGAGATGGTATGCTTCCAATCTACTATTGCCTGACAAGGATAGAGTCATTGTTGTTGGTGGAAGAAGGATTTTTACCTACGAGTTTGTACCTAAATTGTCATCCAGGGAGAAGGCTTATGATCTCCCTTTCTTGCACAAGACATACGAAAGAAGGAGAGAAGGGAATAACCTCTATCCCTTCCTTCATCTTTCTTCTGATGGCAATTTGTTCATCTTTGCAAACCGAGATTCCATTCTTTTCAACTacaaaagaaggaaagttgtgaAGACATTTCCCAGGATTCCAAAGGATGGAGGAAGGAGCTATCCTAGCACTGGCTCATCTGTTATTCTTCCTTTAGACCATGAAAATGGCTTTCAAAAAGTTGAAGTCATGATATGCGGAGGTGCTGCGCCAGGGGCATATGGGGCCGCTGATGAAGGGAAATTCTTGAAGGGCCTAAGCTCCTGTGGCCGAATGGTGATCACAGGAAACAGGCACAAGTGGAAGATGGAGAACATGCCTGGACCACGAGTAATGAGTGATATGTTGATTCTCCCCACAGGCCATATACTGATCATAAACGGCGCAAAAAGAGGCTGTGCTGGCTGGGAAAATGCAGCCTCCCCTGCTCTAGAGCCATATCTCTACAAGCCCCAAAAAAGACAAGGAAGAAGGTTCACAGTCCTAAAAGCCGCCAAAATTCCCAGAATGTACCATTCATCAGCTATTCTTCTCCCTGATGGGAGAGTTCTTGTAGCAGGAAGTAATCCCAACAGGAGGTATGAATTCAAGAATGTGAAATATCCCACTGAGCTAAGGCTACAAGCTTTTGTCCCTGATCATATGGACCAAAAATTCGATCACAGAAGGGCACATAACCTGTCAATCTCCACCAGTAAGGGGGAGGAAAATATTGGCTATGGAAGAGAGTTTGGAGTTCATTTTTGGCTAAGAGGGAAAATCAGCAGCAAAGATGTGATATTCAGTGTCTATGCAGTTCCCTTTACAACTCATTCCCTTTCCATGAACCAAAGGATGCTAAGacttaaatgcaagaaaatggtCAAGGATGAAAATGGACTGGTGAATGCAATTGTTGAAGCTCCTCCATCTGCCAATGTTGCACCTGCTGGCTATTATCTGCTCACAGTTGTGAATGGAGGGATACCCAGCAAATCTCAGTGGATCAGGTTCACACACAAATGA
- the LOC113739858 gene encoding uncharacterized protein — MFWSVVVRSSSSRRSIDFVNQIVPCFFGVSRTIYSSSSRSCLASNGGGGGDGVDNGFRAFEDYLNESWKSCNFDEEIELKTTWRSQNSTFQQKQNVSSRSSFIDTVRNDANRVLEILRQDGPGFDTKAALDDLKLRLSGLLVRQVLLGILTSISFANKKRSAKLGFKFFVWSGQQENYSHTTNSYHLIMKIFAEAEEFKAMWRLLDEMIHKGYPTSARTFNLLICTCGEAGLAKKVIERFIKSKTFNYRPFKHCFNAILHSLVVLHHYKLIEWVYQQMLVEGHSPDILTYNILLCSKYRQGKLEQFHRLLDEMGQNGFSPDFHTYNLLLHVLGKGDKPLAALNLLNHMKEVSCDPTILHFTTLIDGLSRAGNLDACKYFFDEMIKQGCMPDVVCYTVMITGYVGAGEFDMAQEMFDEMISEGQLPNVFTYNSMIRGLCMAGKFEEACLMLKEMERRGCNPNFLVYSTLVSYLRNAGKLSQAHEIIKDMVEKGKYAHLVSKIKRYRRC; from the coding sequence ATGTTTTGGTCTGTAGTTGTTCGGTCGTCTTCGTCCCGACGAAGTATTGATTTTGTTAATCAGATAGTTCCTTGCTTTTTTGGCGTATCAAGAACCATATATAGCAGCAGTAGCCGCAGCTGTCTTGCATCtaatggtggtggtggtggtgatggtGTGGATAATGGGTTTCGCGCTTTCGAGGATTACTTGAACGAATCTTGGAAAAGTTGCAATTTTGATGAGGAAATAGAGTTAAAAACAACGTGGAGAAGTCAAAATAGTACTTTCCAACAAAAGCAAAATGTTTCTTCAAGAAGTAGTTTTATTGACACGGTAAGAAATGATGCTAATAGGGTTCTTGAAATTCTTCGGCAAGATGGTCCTGGATTTGATACCAAAGCTGCTTTAGATGATTTGAAACTTAGGCTTTCTGGGCTTCTTGTGAGACAGGTTCTTTTAGGCATTTTGACGAGCATAAGTTTTGCAAACAAGAAACGGAGCGCGAAGCTCGGGTTCAAATTCTTTGTGTGGTCTGGTCAGCAAGAGAACTATAGTCACACCACAAATTCGTATCATCTGATAATGAAGATATTTGCGGAGGCTGAGGAATTTAAAGCAATGTGGAGATTGCTTGATGAAATGATCCACAAGGGGTATCCGACATCTGCTCGAACTTTTAATCTGCTGATTTGTACTTGTGGTGAGGCTGGATTAGCGAAGAAAGTCATAGAGAGGTTTATAAAATCGAAGACGTTTAACTATAGGCCATTTAAGCACTGTTTTAATGCAATTTTACATTCTCTAGTGGTACTGCATCATTACAAGTTGATTGAGTGGGTGTACCAGCAGATGTTGGTTGAAGGTCATTCTCCGGATATTTTAACTTATAACATCCTCTTGTGCTCTAAGTATAGGCAGGGGAAGCTGGAACAGTTTCATAGATTACTGGATGAAATGGGACAAAATGGGTTCTCACCTGATTTTCATACTTACAACCTCCTCCTTCATGTGCTAGGTAAAGGGGACAAACCTCTTGCGGCCCTGAACCTTTTAAACCACATGAAGGAAGTAAGTTGTGATCCAACCATTCTTCACTTCACCACATTAATAGATGGGCTCAGCCGAGCTGGGAATTTGGATGCTTGCAAGTACTTTTTTGATGAGATGATTAAGCAGGGATGCATGCCTGATGTTGTTTGTTACACTGTAATGATAACAGGGTATGTTGGGGCAGGGGAGTTTGATATGGCTCAGGAAATGTTTGATGAAATGATCAGTGAAGGACAGCTTCCAAATGTTTTTACTTACAATTCTATGATCCGAGGGTTATGCATGGCTGGGAAGTTTGAGGAGGCTTGCTTGATGCTGAAAGAAATGGAACGGAGAGGTTGTAATCCTAATTTCTTGGTGTATAGTACCTTAGTGAGTTACCTGAGAAATGCTGGAAAGCTTTCTCAAGCCCATGAAATTATAAAAGATATGGTGGAAAAAGGGAAGTATGCCCATCTAGTTTCGAAGATAAAAAGATACAGGAGGTGCTAA
- the LOC113739859 gene encoding E3 ubiquitin-protein ligase RGLG2-like gives MGGKSSKSSTSGRYSSYSSSSNSWGNYGSPHSQYPQPGYNYAPQPSYNYAPAPPPQESRRRLERKYSRIDDDYTSLEQVTDALARAGLESSNLIVGIDFTKSNEWTGARSFHRKSLHHLGDGQNPYEQAISIIGRTLSKFDEDNLIPCFGFGDASTHDQEVFSFYPDERFCDGFEEVLSRYRELVPQLRLAGPTSFAPVIEMAMTIVEQSGGQYHVLLIIADGQVTRSIDTGRGQLSPQERKTVEAIVKASEYPLSIVLVGVGDGPWDMMREFDDNIPARAFDNFQFVNFTEIMSKNVDRSRKEAEFALSALMEIPSQYKATLELEILGVSKGNGMDRVPLPPPLYGPASLGTPKTSRNSSFRPSAPSCGPEPPFARSQAASSSDSHLCPICLTDPKNMAFGCGHQTCCECGQDLQLCPICRDTISTRIKLY, from the exons ATGGGTGGCAAGAGTTCGAAGAGCTCGACTTCTGGTCGATACTCATCTTACAGTTCCAGTTCAAATTCATGGGGTAATTATGGCAGTCCACACTCGCAGTACCCTCAACCAGGTTACAATTATGCACCTCAACCAAGTTACAATTATGCACCTGCACCTCCACCCCAGGAGTCGAGGAGACGGCTTGAGAGGAAATATTCAAGGATAGATGATGACTACACTAGTTTGGAACAG GTTACTGACGCTCTTGCACGTGCTGGCCTGGAATCATCAAATCTTATTGTTGGTATTGATTTCACCAAAAGCAACGAGTGGACAG GTGCTAGGTCATTCCACAGAAAAAGTTTACATCACCTTGGAGATGGGCAAAACCCATATGAACAGGCCATATCAATTATTGGAAGGACACTATCCAAATTTGATGAGGACAATCTAATTccatgttttggatttggagatg CTTCAACGCATGACCAAGAAGTTTTCAGCTTCTATCCAGATGAGCGATTTTGTGACGGCTTTGAGGAAGTATTGAGCCGCTATAGAGAATTAGTTCCACAATTGCGACTTGCAG GACCAACATCCTTTGCTCCAGTCATTGAGATGGCCATGACTATCGTTGAGCAAAGTGGTGGACAGTACCATGTCTTACTGATCATAGCAGACGGGCAG GTGACAAGAAGTATAGATACTGGGCGTGGTCAATTAAGCCCACAGGAAAGGAAAACTGTTGAGGCAATTGTGAAAGCAAG TGAGTACCCTCTATCAATTGTTTTGGTTGGGGTTGGAGATGGACCATGGGATATGATGAGGGAGTTTGATGATAATATCCCTGCTCGTGCCTTTGACAATTTTCAG TTTGTAAATTTTACAGAGATAATGTCAAAGAATGTGGACAGATCCAGGAAAGAGGCTGAGTTTGCTCTTTCAGCGTTGATGGAAATACCTTCTCAGTATAAAGCAACGCTGGAGCTCGAAATATTGGG TGTTAGCAAGGGGAATGGCATGGATAGGGTTCCCCTCCCCCCTCCTCTCTACGGTCCAGCCTCTCTTGGCACGCCGAAAACTTCAAGAAACAGCAGTTTTCGTCCTAGCGCACCTTCTTGTGGACCTGAGCCACCTTTTGCAAGGAGTCAAGCAGCAAGTTCTTCTGATAGCCAT CTGTGTCCCATATGCCTTACTGATCCAAAGAACATGGCCTTTGGTTGTGGACATCAG ACATGCTGCGAGTGTGGGCAGGACCTTCAGTTGTGCCCAATTTGCCGGGATACCATAAGTACAAGGATCAAACTTTACTGA
- the LOC113738523 gene encoding NADH dehydrogenase [ubiquinone] iron-sulfur protein 5-B-like produces MASGWGITGNKGRCYDFWMDFSECMSRCREPKDCALLREDYFECLHHSKEFQRRNRIYKEEQRQLRAATQKGEDGGHGGSHH; encoded by the exons ATGGCGTCCGGCTGGGGAATAACGGGGAACAAAGGAAGATGCTACGATTTCTGGATGGATTTCAGTGAATGTATGTCTCGTTGTAGAGAACCCAAGGATTGCGCTCTTCTCAGAGAAGACTATTTCGAGTGTCTCCACCACTCTAAAGAG TTTCAACGTAGAAACAGAATCTACAAGGAGGAGCAGAGACAGCTAAGAGCAGCTACGCAGAAAGGTGAGGATGGTGGACATGGTGGAAGTCATCACTGA